The following proteins are encoded in a genomic region of Nicotiana sylvestris chromosome 4, ASM39365v2, whole genome shotgun sequence:
- the LOC104215113 gene encoding LOW QUALITY PROTEIN: pentatricopeptide repeat-containing protein At2g03380, mitochondrial (The sequence of the model RefSeq protein was modified relative to this genomic sequence to represent the inferred CDS: inserted 1 base in 1 codon; substituted 1 base at 1 genomic stop codon): MKIFIQLQKQLSHFTQYRAFTSTRISQNFLPNTIGTESSLASISSNPCFALLNLCKTLSSLKKFHALFIVHGETHDVLLKTKLISLYGLFGHLKNARKLFDEIPNPDLFSCKAMIRWYFMNDTYDEIIVFYNFIRKGLTLFDNVVFSIVLKACSELCDIDEGRKLHCHIVKGGNPDSFVLTGLVDMYAKCGKVESSRDVFDDILDRNVVCWTSMIVGYVQNDCAEEGVVLFNRMGDGLVEGNEYTLGSIVTACAKLRALHQGKWVHGHIIKSGIELNSYLVTALVDMYMKCGAIAEARVLFDEFCAYDFVTWAAMIVGYSQNGYPDEALKLFTDEKWQGILPNSITLSSVLSACAQLNNLKMGKSVHTLWIKLGMYEATVTNALVDMYAKCGAIADARCLFENFAHDDVVAWNSLISACSLNGSANEGLILFHRMRSEHLXVDEFTMVPVLSICASLANPRVGSSFHAFTIKEGLLSSNLYVGTALVNVYARSGDAKSARVVFDEMTDRNAGTWNSMIGGYAMQGDCRNSFALLSDMIRESFEPNDIIFTSILSACSHRGMIEEGWRFFYTMCEEYRFVPSMKHYTCMVDLLARAGRLKEALDFIENMPIQPDISVFAAFLHGCGIHTRFDLGEVAVRKMLELHPHDACYYVLMSNLYASDGRWSQAYRMRELMKSNXLNKSPGCSQVNMDFENDLRVSSIA, encoded by the exons ATGAAAATTTTCATTCAACTACAAAAACAACTCTCTCACTTCACTCAATATAGAGCTTTTACTTCAACAAGAATCAGCCAAAATTTCCTGCCGAACACCATAGGCACCGAATCAAGCTTGGCATCAATATCTTCAAACCCATGTTTTGCACTTCTGAATCTTTGCAAAACCCTCTCTTCTCTCAAAAAATTCCATGCCCTTTTCATAGTTCACGGCGAAACGCATGATGTCCTCTTAAAAACAAAGTTAATTAGTTTATATGGACTGTTTGGGCACTTAAAGAATGCTCGCAAACTGTTCGATGAAATTCCAAACCCAGATCTTTTTTCTTGTAAAGCAATGATAAGATGGTATTTTATGAACGATACATATGATGAGATTATTGTGTTTTATAATTTCATAAGAAAAGGTCTCACTTTGTTTGACAATGTCGTGTTCTCGATCGTTTTAAAGGCTTGTAGTGAGTTGTGTGATATTGATGAAGGTAGGAAATTGCATTGTCATATTGTGAAAGGTGGAAATCCTGATAGTTTTGTGTTGACTGGGCTTGTTGATATGTATGCTAAGTGTGGAAAGGTCGAATCTTCGCGTGATGTGTTTGATGATATTTTAGATAGGAATGTGGTTTGTTGGACTTCAATGATTGTTGGTTATGTACAGAATGATTGTGCTGAAGAAGGGGTGGTTTTATTCAATAGGATGGGGGATGGGTTAGTTGAAGGTAATGAATATACTTTGGGGAGTATAGTAACGGCATGTGCTAAATTGAGGGCTTTACATCAAGGGAAATGGGTTCATGGGCATATCATAAAAAGTGGGATTGAACTAAATTCCTACCTGGTTACAGCTCTGGTAGATATGTATATGAAATGTGGAGCTATTGCTGAGGCTCGTGTGCTTTTTGATGAGTTTTGTGCATATGATTTTGTTACGTGGGCAGCGATGATTGTTGGATATAGTCAAAATGGCTATCCAGATGAGGCATTGAAACTCTTTACAGACGAGAAATGGCAAGGAATATTGCCTAATTCAATCACTCTTTCTAGTGTACTTTCAGCATGTGCACAGTTGAACAATCTGAAGATGGGAAAATCAGTTCACACTCTATGGATTAAGCTAGGAATGTATGAGGCTACTGTGACAAATGCTTTAGTGGACATGTATGCGAAGTGTGGTGCCATCGCAGATGCTCGTTGCTTATTTGAGAACTTCGCACACGATGATGTAGTTGCCTGGAACTCACTTATTTCTGCGTGTTCATTGAATGGATCTGCTAATGAGGGTCTGATATTGTTTCATAGAATGAGATCTGAACATCTTTAGGTGGATGAATTTACTATGGTGCCTGTCCTATCAATTTGCGCTTCACTTGCGAATCCTAGAGTTGGTTCTTCTTTTCATGCTTTTACTATCAAAGAGGGTCTTTTATCGTCTAATTTATATGTAGGTACTGCACTTGTTAATGTGTATGCTAGATCTGGTGATGCAAAATCTGCTCGTGTTGTTTTCGATGAGATGACAGATAGGAATGCAGGGACGTGGAATTCGATGATAGGTGGCTATGCAATGCAAGGGGACTGCAGGAATTCCTTTGCGCTTCTCAGTGATATGATCAGGGAAAGTTTTGAACCTAATGATATAATCTTCACTTCTATACTATCTGCTTGCAGCCATAGAGGGATGATAGAGGAGGGATGGAGATTTTTCTATACAATGTGTGAGGAATATAGGTTTGTTCCTTCCATGAAGCACTATACATGTATGGTTGATTTACTGGCTCGCGCTGGACGGCTTAAGGAAGCCCTGGATTTCATTGaaaatatgccaattcaacctgATATTTCTGTGTTTGCTGCTTTTCTCCATGGATGTGGTATTCACACCAGATTTGACCTGGGGGAGGTAGCAGTGAGGAAAATGCTGGAGTTGCATCCTCATGATGCTTGTTACTATGTGCTTATGTCAAATTTATATGCCTCTGATGGGAGATGGAGTCAAGCTTATCGCATGAGAGAGTTGATGAAGAGCA GTTTGAACAAGTCCCCTGGGTGTAGCCAGGTGAACATGGATTTCGAAAATGATCTGAGGGTGTCATCTATTGCTTAA